The segment GGCTGGGGCAGATGCCTTGCTAGTAAATAACACTAGCATTGATTACTCGCTAACGCCCAAAGCAAGGGATTTTGGCGGAATTAGCGGCAGGTTAATTACGCAAAAATCGCGCGAACTATTTCGCGCTGTCGCAAAAGAGCTATTTGGCAAAGCAGTGCTGATTAGCTGCGGTGGTATCGATAGCGCTACCGAAGCATACACCCGCATAAAAGACGGCGCGAGCCTAGTGCAAATTTTCACAAGTTTTATTTTCAAAGGCCCTAAAATAGCCTATAATATCAACTCCGAGTTAGCTTCACTCTTGCGCCAAGACGGCCTTTCAAATATCACAGAAGCAATCGGTTTAAATTTAAAAAAATGAGGTTTTTATGTTTGCAAAATTCAATAAAATCACGCTAGAAAACGGCTTAGCCGTCTATCACATACCGGTAAATTTAGGTAGCGATGTCATCAGCGTCGATCTATTTTACGATGTGGGCTCAAAGGACGAAGTCATGGGCAAAAGTGGCATAGCCCACATGCTCGAACACCTAAATTTCAAATCCACCAAAAACCGCAAAGCTGGCGAATTTGACGCCATTGTAAAAGGTTTTGGTGGCGTGAATAACGCAAGCACAGGCTTTGATTTCACGCACTATTTCATCAAATGCGAGCGCTCGAATCTAGCCACCTGCCTCGATTTATACGCAGATATCATGGAAAATTTAAAGCTCGAAGAGAGCGAGTTTTTGCCAGAGCGAAATGTGGTTTTAGAAGAGAGGCTTTGGCGCACAGATAACGATCCGTTTGGGTATCTGTTTTTTAGGCTGTATAACAGCGCCTTTGTTTATCACCCATATCACTGGACGCCGATTGGATTTAGAAGCGATATAGAGGGCTGGAAAATCGAGGATATCAGGGAATTTCACGCTAAATTTTATAATCCAAACAACGCGGCACTTCTAATCAGTGGCGATATCGACGAAAATAATGCGTTTGAGCTAGCAAAAAAGAGCTTTTCGCATATCAAAAATCGCTGCGAAAAATCGCATGTTTGCGCGCCAGAACCAGAGCAAGACGGCGCTAGATTTAATCTCATACACAAAGACTCTCATGTCCAAATCGTGGCAACCGCCTTTAAAATCCCGCCGTTTAACCACACTGACGCAGCCAGCATAAACGCTCTTTGCGACTATCTTGGCGGTATGAAAAGCTCGCTTTTGCAACGAATTTTAGTCGATGAGAAAAAGCTAGCCAATCAAATCGATGTCTATAATCTAGCCAGCAAACATGAAAATTTAATGATAATTTTCGGCGTTTGCAACGCTGGGGTCGCTGGCGAGAGGCTAAGAGATGAAATTTTTGCTATCCTAGAAAATGCCAAAAATTCTCAAATCAGCGATGATGAAATCACAAAACTCAAAAATTCAGCCAAATCAAGCCTAATTTACTCCATGGATAGCGCTAGCAAGGTGGCTAGCATTTATGGCTCATATATCATCAGAGGCGATTTGGACGCGCTGTTTAGACTCCAAAGCGATATCGAAAACATCTCAGCGCAAAATTTAAACGAAACTATGAAAAAATATCTCAAATTTAAAAATTCAACCACATTGATTTTACGAAAGGAAAACGATGAATAAAAATGTAATTATCGGTTCAATGACCGCATTAATCACACCGTTTAAAGATGGCAAACTTGACGAGCAAACCTACGCCAAACTCATAAAACGCCAAATCGATAACGGCATAAATGTCCTAGTCCCTGTCGGCACCACAGGCGAGAGCGCCACATTGACCCACGATGAGCACAAAGTCTGCATAGAAATCGCAGTCGATACCTGCAAAAACACAGGCGTCAAAGTCCTAGCGGGTGCCGGCTCAAACGCCACGCACGAGGCTGTGGATTTAGCCAAATTTGCGCAAGCACATGGGGCCGATGGAATACTCTCTGTCGCGCCATACTACAACAAACCGACCCAAAAAGGCTTGTATCTGCACTACAAAGAGATTGCAAACTCTATCGAAATTCCAGTGCTTTTATACAATGTCCCGGGTAGAACAGGGTGTAATATCGACACAGAAACCATAATCAAGCTTTTTAACGACTGCGACAACATTTATGGCGTAAAAGAGGCAAGTGGCAGTATCGATAAATGCGTAGATTTGCTAGCGCATGAGCCGAAACTAAGCGTGATTAGTGGCGAGGACGCGATAAACTACCCTATCCTATCAAACGGCGGAAAGGGCGTCATCTCCGTAACTGCAAATTTATTGCCTGATTATATTTCAAAGCTCGTAAATTTCGGACTAAATAGCGATTATATCAAGGCAAAAGAGATTAATGATGATTTGTATGCAATAAATAAAATTCTCTTTTGCGAAAGCAACCCAATCCCGATAAAAGCGGCAATGTATATCGCTGGGCTAATGCCAGCTTTGGAGTATCGCTTGCCACTTTGCGAGCCTAGCAAGGAAAATTTAGCTAAAATTGAAGCTGTTATGAAACAATACAATATCAAAGGATTTTAATGATAGAAACTATCAACGAATTTAAAGGAAAAACCCTAGTAATCAGCGGTGGAACGCGTGGAATCGGTCGCGCGATTGTTTTGGAATTCGCCAAAGTTGGCGTAAATGTCGCCTTTACCTACAACTCAAACGAAGAGTTAGCCAAAACCCAAGCAGCGGAGTTAGAGAAGGAATTTGGCATTAAAGCAAGGGCGTACGGCTTAAATATCTTAGAGCCAGAGACCTACAAAGAGCTATTTGAAAAGATCGATGCGGATTTTGATAGAGTGGATTTTTTCATCTCAAATGCCATTATTTCGGGTCGTGCGGTGGCTGGTGGATACACTAAATTTATGAAACTAAAACCACGCGGGATTAACAATATCTTTACCGCGACCGTAAATGCCTTTGTCGTGGGCTCGCAAGAAGCAGCCAAACGCATGGAAAAGGTAGGCGGTGGCAGTATAATCAGCCTAAGTTCGACTGGAAATTTAGTCTATATCGAGCATTACTCAGGACACGGCACTGCAAAAGCGGCAGTTGAGGCTATGGCAAGATACGCTGCAACCGAGCTTGGCGAGAAAAATATCCGCGTAAATGTCGTAAGTGGCGGACCAATCGAAACAGACGCGCTAAGAGCTTTTACGAATTATGAAGAAGTGCGCGACAAAACAGCCGAGCTAAGCCCACTTAATCGCATGGGACAGCCGACAGATTTAGCAGGTGCGTGCCTGTTTTTGTGTTCGAGCAAGGCTAGTTGGGTTACAGGTCATACATTTATCGTCGATGGCGGAACGACTTTTAAATAAAATTTGGAAAAAATATGTGGAATTTACCAAATATATTAGCAATTTTTAGGGTTTTACTAGCACCTTTGTTTTTTTATCTCATTTTGCTGGCTGGCAATGCCGATAGTAGCGGTATGGTTGGCGCGGTGCATGTCAGCTGGATAAACTACTTCGCCGCCCTAACCTTCGTAATCGCCTCCGTGACGGACTTTTTCGACGGATTTATCGCTAGAAGCTGGAATCAAATCACCAAATTTGGCGGTATCATCGATCCTCTGGCTGATAAAATGCTAACCTTGGCTGGATTTTTAGGGCTTATGTATATTGATAGAGCGAGCCCATGGGCTGTGTATCTAATCCTAATCCGCGAGTTTTTTATCACAGGTTTTCGCACGGTTATGGTGAGCGAAAATATCAGCGTCTCAGCCTCAATGGCGGGCAAGGTAAAAACGGTGTCGCAAATGTTTGCCATAGGATTTTTGACAATGCAGTGGAGTGGCGGAAATTTCTTGCTATGGCTCGCAGTGGCACTCACGCTGTATTCGGGACTAGAATACATTTTAGCTTATGCTAAAAATCACAAAAAAAATGCAAAAGCAACGGAGTGATGTTTGAAAAGCATACTTTTAACCATAGGAATTTTGCTTTGTGGATTGTATTTTTACGGGTTGCATTTTTTCGTAACGATTTTAGCCATTAGCTTTTTGATATTTTTCCACGAGCTTGGCCATTTTAGCGTTGCGCGCCTGCTTGGCGTGGGCGTAAATGTATTTAGCGTGGGCTTTGGCGAGAAAATTTACACCAAACAAATCGGCGCGACACAGTATTGCATAAGCGCAATCCCGCTTGGCGGATATGTCAGCCTAAAAGGCCAAGAGGATTTAGACCCAAGTGCGAAAAATTTCGACCCCGATAGCTACAACACCAAAGGCCCGCTAGCGCGCATTGCCATACTTGTGGCTGGGCCTGCATTTAATATAATTTTGGCGTTTTTAATCTACATTAGCCTAGGCTATATCGGCGTAGAGCGTATCGCGCCAATCGTAGGCGCAGTTAGCGAAAACTCAGCCGCACAAAGTGCTGGAATCATGGTTGGCGATGAAATTTTATCAATAAATGGCGCGCAAATCAGGGAGTGGGACGATATCTCTAAAAATGTCGTAGCCGGGGATTTAAACCTGCAAATCAAGCGCGCAGGCGAAATCAAAAACCTAAATTTAACCCCAAAAATGGGCGAGAAACTAAACATTTGGCGAGAGCGTATCCAAACCCCGCTAATCGGAATTTCTCCTGGAAAAGAACCCAAATATATCACGCTCTATCACACGGGCGCTAGCTCGCTAAGTTTTGCGCTAGATGAGACAATCCAATCGAGCAAAATCATCTTGGTGGGGCTCGAAAAACTAGTCTCGGGCGTCGTATCTCCTAAGGAAATGGGCGGAATCGTCGCTATCACCGATATCACGACTAAGGCCGTAAGCTACGGAGCTTCGGTAGTTTTGCTCCTTGTCGCGCTGATTTCTGTGAATTTGGGCATAATAAATCTCTTCCCAATCCCGGCTCTTGATGGCGGACATATTTTGTTTAATCTAATCGAGCTTGTGTTTCGCCGCCCAGTGCCAGAGAAGGTTTTCATCGGCGCTAGCTACGCTGGAATCGCGATTTTGGCAATGCTAATGATTTTTACGATAGTAAATGACTTCGCGCGCATGCTAGGATTTTATCAATGAATCTAGCGCAAATTTTAGAGCGTATCCAAAACGCTAGAATTTCGGCTGGAATTTGGGACAGCGTCCGTCTAATCGCTGTGAGCAAAAATGTAGATACTGACGCAGTGCAAAATCTCTACTCGCAGGGGCAAATCGAATTTGGCGAAAACCGTGTCCAAGAGATGAAACGAAAATGCGAAATTTTAAGCAACCTGCCCCTAAAATGGCACTTCATCGGCTCGCTTCAAAGCAATAAAATAAATCATTTGCTCTCCTTACGCCCGTGCTTGTGGCAAAGTTGCAACTCTTTTGAGCTTGCTACTGCTGTGAATAAACGGCTAAATTTCACGCTAGATACGCTTTTGGAGATAAACTCAGCTAACGAAAGTAGCAAAAGCGGGCTTGAAATTTCGCGCGCGATTGATGAGTTTTTGCAAATAAAAGAGAGTTGCGAAAATCTAAATTTATGCGGTGTGATGAGTATCGGCGCACACTCGAACGATGAGCGCGAAATACAAAAAAGCTTTGAAACCACTTACAAAATTTTTGAAAATTTGCATCCACACGGCGCAAAAATCTGCTCAATGGGCATGAGCGATGACTTCGAATTAGCCATAAAATGCGGGTCAAATATGGTGCGTTTAGGACGAATTTTGTATCGATGAAAAACGATATCGTAATATTTTTGCTAGGCATTTGCTGTATAGCGTTTCCAGCCCATGATAATTTGTTCATCTGCTTTGAAATTTTGCTTTTTAATATTCTAGCTTGCGCCCTATTTATAGCGATTGCGTATAAATTTCAAATCTTGCAAAAACGCTACTTCGCGTTATTTTTTTTGATTTTGGCAAATCTTGCAACATTGGCGAATATCTGGGGGATGCCGTGGCCTTCTAACGGATACGAAGGCACTATCGTCCGAATCGAGATTTTCAAGGCAATTTCGGTTTTTAACTTTTGGCTAGTTTATGCTGGATTTTGGCTCTTAGCGGTGCCAATTGTCATCTATATATTCTTTTTGGATCTGCTTGGCAGAATTAGCCTAAAAATACTTTCTAGCAAAAAATCTATCCAAAATTCGAATATTTAAAACAAAATTCTGCAAATTTGGCTAGTGTTTGTGAAAAAACGAATTTCGCCGTGCAAATTTGCCAAATTCGGCATTTCACACGGTAAGTAAATTTACAAAATCTCTTTTCTGAGTTGCTCGGGGGTTTTTGGCGAGATTAGAGCTGGTGCGATGTCAAAAATGCTAAACGCACCGCTTTTGCCGTCCTTATGTAATCTATACGCCGCTCTTGCGTAAGCCACTAGCACGCTAGCTGTGAATTCAGGGTTTGAATCGAGTTTTAGGCTAAATTCGATTAAATGTTTTGTCTCGCCGTGTTCGCCTGTGCTACCGCTTCTTAGCACGAAGCCACCATGCGGGATTCCGCCGTGTTCGCGTTTTAGCGTTTCAAGGTCGATAAAATGCACGGTCGTATCGTAATCAGCGAAATAATTTGGCATTGTTTTGATTTCGTTTTCGATTTTTGCTTTATCAGCGCCATCTTCGGCGACCACGAAACACTCACGCAAATGCTTTTCTCTCGTGCTTAAATTTGGATTTTCTCCGGCTCTGACACTAGCCAACGCACTTTCTATCGGCACAGTGTATTGTCTAGCATCGACTACGCCTTTGATTCGGCGGATAGCGTCAGAATGTCCTTGGCTCACGCCTTTGCCCCAAAATGTGTAGCTCTCGCCGTTTTCTAGCACACTTTCGCCCACAAGGCGATTTAGCGAAAACAGACCCGGATCCCAGCCAATAGCGATAATGCCGACATTTCCGCCGCCTTTGGCTGCCTTATCGACATTTGCAAAGTGTTCAGGGATTTTGGCGTGTGTATCGAAACTATCGACAACGCAGAAGTTTTTGGCAAATTCTGGCGTTTGAGTCGGCAAATCGGTCGCCGAGCCACCGCAAAGCACCAAAACATCGAATTTGCCTTTGAAATTTAATATTTCATCTATGCTATAAACACTCGCGCCGCAGGTTTTCACGCTAGCTGGCTCACGCCTAGAAAAAACGCCGAAAACTTCCATGTCGCTTGTGTTTCGCACGGCAAGTTCCACGCCACGACCTAAA is part of the Campylobacter sp. VBCF_01 NA2 genome and harbors:
- a CDS encoding diaminopimelate dehydrogenase, producing the protein MSKIKVGILGYGNLGRGVELAVRNTSDMEVFGVFSRREPASVKTCGASVYSIDEILNFKGKFDVLVLCGGSATDLPTQTPEFAKNFCVVDSFDTHAKIPEHFANVDKAAKGGGNVGIIAIGWDPGLFSLNRLVGESVLENGESYTFWGKGVSQGHSDAIRRIKGVVDARQYTVPIESALASVRAGENPNLSTREKHLRECFVVAEDGADKAKIENEIKTMPNYFADYDTTVHFIDLETLKREHGGIPHGGFVLRSGSTGEHGETKHLIEFSLKLDSNPEFTASVLVAYARAAYRLHKDGKSGAFSIFDIAPALISPKTPEQLRKEIL
- the pgsA gene encoding CDP-diacylglycerol--glycerol-3-phosphate 3-phosphatidyltransferase codes for the protein MWNLPNILAIFRVLLAPLFFYLILLAGNADSSGMVGAVHVSWINYFAALTFVIASVTDFFDGFIARSWNQITKFGGIIDPLADKMLTLAGFLGLMYIDRASPWAVYLILIREFFITGFRTVMVSENISVSASMAGKVKTVSQMFAIGFLTMQWSGGNFLLWLAVALTLYSGLEYILAYAKNHKKNAKATE
- a CDS encoding M16 family metallopeptidase — protein: MFAKFNKITLENGLAVYHIPVNLGSDVISVDLFYDVGSKDEVMGKSGIAHMLEHLNFKSTKNRKAGEFDAIVKGFGGVNNASTGFDFTHYFIKCERSNLATCLDLYADIMENLKLEESEFLPERNVVLEERLWRTDNDPFGYLFFRLYNSAFVYHPYHWTPIGFRSDIEGWKIEDIREFHAKFYNPNNAALLISGDIDENNAFELAKKSFSHIKNRCEKSHVCAPEPEQDGARFNLIHKDSHVQIVATAFKIPPFNHTDAASINALCDYLGGMKSSLLQRILVDEKKLANQIDVYNLASKHENLMIIFGVCNAGVAGERLRDEIFAILENAKNSQISDDEITKLKNSAKSSLIYSMDSASKVASIYGSYIIRGDLDALFRLQSDIENISAQNLNETMKKYLKFKNSTTLILRKENDE
- the rseP gene encoding RIP metalloprotease RseP, coding for MKSILLTIGILLCGLYFYGLHFFVTILAISFLIFFHELGHFSVARLLGVGVNVFSVGFGEKIYTKQIGATQYCISAIPLGGYVSLKGQEDLDPSAKNFDPDSYNTKGPLARIAILVAGPAFNIILAFLIYISLGYIGVERIAPIVGAVSENSAAQSAGIMVGDEILSINGAQIREWDDISKNVVAGDLNLQIKRAGEIKNLNLTPKMGEKLNIWRERIQTPLIGISPGKEPKYITLYHTGASSLSFALDETIQSSKIILVGLEKLVSGVVSPKEMGGIVAITDITTKAVSYGASVVLLLVALISVNLGIINLFPIPALDGGHILFNLIELVFRRPVPEKVFIGASYAGIAILAMLMIFTIVNDFARMLGFYQ
- a CDS encoding enoyl-ACP reductase, translated to MIETINEFKGKTLVISGGTRGIGRAIVLEFAKVGVNVAFTYNSNEELAKTQAAELEKEFGIKARAYGLNILEPETYKELFEKIDADFDRVDFFISNAIISGRAVAGGYTKFMKLKPRGINNIFTATVNAFVVGSQEAAKRMEKVGGGSIISLSSTGNLVYIEHYSGHGTAKAAVEAMARYAATELGEKNIRVNVVSGGPIETDALRAFTNYEEVRDKTAELSPLNRMGQPTDLAGACLFLCSSKASWVTGHTFIVDGGTTFK
- the dapA gene encoding 4-hydroxy-tetrahydrodipicolinate synthase; the encoded protein is MNKNVIIGSMTALITPFKDGKLDEQTYAKLIKRQIDNGINVLVPVGTTGESATLTHDEHKVCIEIAVDTCKNTGVKVLAGAGSNATHEAVDLAKFAQAHGADGILSVAPYYNKPTQKGLYLHYKEIANSIEIPVLLYNVPGRTGCNIDTETIIKLFNDCDNIYGVKEASGSIDKCVDLLAHEPKLSVISGEDAINYPILSNGGKGVISVTANLLPDYISKLVNFGLNSDYIKAKEINDDLYAINKILFCESNPIPIKAAMYIAGLMPALEYRLPLCEPSKENLAKIEAVMKQYNIKGF
- a CDS encoding YggS family pyridoxal phosphate-dependent enzyme, giving the protein MNLAQILERIQNARISAGIWDSVRLIAVSKNVDTDAVQNLYSQGQIEFGENRVQEMKRKCEILSNLPLKWHFIGSLQSNKINHLLSLRPCLWQSCNSFELATAVNKRLNFTLDTLLEINSANESSKSGLEISRAIDEFLQIKESCENLNLCGVMSIGAHSNDEREIQKSFETTYKIFENLHPHGAKICSMGMSDDFELAIKCGSNMVRLGRILYR